One Corynebacterium aurimucosum genomic window, GAGCATCCCACGAGAGCAGCAGCGCTCAAGGCGATAGCTGAGAGAGCGGCGGAAGTTTTAGAGAACATATCGGTCCTTATCTACTCGAGAGTGACAGTAGTGACCGCTATTTAATCCTTTTTCCATCCCTCTAACCAGCAGTTTTATGAATGTTTTTCCCGGCCGGGGGTATTCTTAGCCCCTCAAAAGCTATAGTTCTACAGTTTTAGAGTTCTACATCACACCGTTTAGCTGCATGTTTCATATCTCACTCTATCGCTGGTTAAGGCGTACCACCTTTCGGGCACGGGGGTACCCACACGCCCTTTATCTGTACGGCAGAAGGTATCGGTGTTAGAGTCAGTGATGTGAAGAACACATTTAACCTTTGGTGGTGGCGCGCGTAACCCGCGGGCCTCGTTGTTCTCCCATATTTAAGGCCCGCAGCTGCGGGCTTTTCGGCGTTTTGCTCTCTTGCGAAGCTCGCGGCAGCACACAAAATCGTTAAAGAAAGACACAGTATGCCGTATACAGCCAAACGCGAGGTCGGGTACACTCCCGACGCCAGCGCGCTCTTTTATGCCCTCGCCGCTCCACAAGATTCCTTGCTCTTAGAGTCCGCGGATATCGAGTCCAAGAAGAATCTCACCTGCATCGCCATCACCAAGGCAGCACTCAAGGTCGTGTGCCGCGGCCAAGACGTCACCGCAACGGCCTTAACTCCAGCAGGTCACCTGCTCTTAGACGAACTCCGCCAGGACTTCCGCTCCAAGATGGGGAAGAACAATGAGAACAGCGCCACCTTCAGCTTCGGGCTCTCCGACGAGCATGATGAGCGCGCCCGCCTCCGTGCCACATCCACGGCCGATATCCTGCGCACGCTGCAGTTTAGCCAGCTCTATTCCGGCGAGTCACTTCCTTTCCTTGGTGGGGGATTCGCCTTCGACTACGTCGACACCTTCGAAGTGCTCCCGCCGGTCCCGGAAGGCCCCAACGAATACCCGGATTATGAGTTTCTCGTCGCCGAGCATGTCCTCACCGTGGATCACCTGACGCAGACGGCGAAGATTGAGGGGTGGGGCGTCGACAAGCGCACGCTCAACGAGGAGCTCGACCGCGCTGCCGCCACCGAACCTATTACTCCAGAGGCTCCCGCGCCGCGCGAGACCATCAGCGCCCACGCCTCGATTGATGACGCTGCTTTCCGCCGCCACGTCGAGCGCCTCCAGGGCAACGTCCACGCTGGCGACATTTACCAAGTCGTGCCCTCGCGCGCCTTTAGCCTCGAGTGCCCCGATGCTTTTGCCGCCTACCGCACGCTGCGTGAGACCAACCCTTCGCCGTACATGTTTTATGTCCGCGGCGCAGAGCACGAGCTTTTCGGTGCTTCCCCTGAGTCCAACCTGAAGTACACGGCCAGCGACCGGCAGGTACAGCTCTACCCGGTTGCCGGCACTCGGCCGCGCGGTGCGACCCACGAGCTGGATATCCGCAATGAACTGGAAATGCGCACGGACTCCAAGGAAGTCTCGGAGCACATCATGCTCGTGGACCTGGCGCGCAATGACCTCGCCCGCGTCGCTGTCCCCGGCACCAGAAAGGTCGCTGACCTGCTCCAAGTCGACCGCTACTCGCGCGTCATGCACTTGGTCTCCCGCGTCGTCGCCACGCTGCACGAGGACTTCGACGCCCTCGACGCCTACCGCGCCTGCATGAACATGGGCACGCTCACCGGCGCTCCGAAGCTGCGCGCCATGGAGCTCATCCGCGAGACCGAAGGTACTCGCCGCGGCTCCTTCGGTGGCGCTATCGGCTACCTGCGCGGCGATGGCTCCATGGACAACTGCATCGTCATCCGCTCCGCCTACGTCAAGGATGGCACGGCCGTCGTCCAGGCCGGCGCGGGCGTCGTCCGCGATTCCATCCCCCAGTCCGAGGCCGATGAGACGGTCCACAAGGCCTACGCGGTGCTCAGCGCCATCGCCCAGGCCCACAACGCTTCCCTGGAGGTCATCCGATGAACCCACACGTCGTCCTCATTGATAACCACGATTCCTTCGTCTATAACCTCGTCGATTCTCTCGCCGGCTATAACACCACCGTCTTCCGAAACACCGTGCCGGTGGAGGAGGTCCTCGCCGCCGAGCCCGACATCATCATCCTCTCGCCGGGGCCGGGCCATCCCCGCGACGCCGGATCGATGATGCAGCTTATCGACGCCTCCCTCGGCCGCATCCCCCTCCTCGGCATCTGCCTCGGCTTCCAGGCGCTCCTCGATCACTTCGGCGGCACCGTCGAGCCCTGCGGCCCAGTCCACGGGTCTTCCGTACCCATGACGCTGACCGACGCCGGTGCGAAACACCCACTCTTTAAGGGACTGACCACCGATTCCGAGCCCGATAATCCGAACTACGTCGGCCGCCTCGTCCCCGTTGCGCGTTACCACTCCTTGGGCTGCGCGAACATTCCCACACAGATGCGCAGCCTCGCCGAGACCGAGACCGCTATCGGACCCGTCACCATGGCGGCAGAGACTCTCGACGGCATGGCACTCGGCCTTCAATTTCACCCGGAATCGGTTCTAACACCGACGGGGCCCATCATGATCGAACGCTGTATTAAACAACTTTCTTCTCAACCCACCATGGAAGGGGCCAAGTAATGACTAATAATCAAGCACTGAAGACGCTGCAGAAATTCCTCGACATCACCGAACCAACCCTCGAGCAGGCCATCGAGGTTTTCACCCCACTGACGGTGGGGGAGTACGACGACATCCATATCGCCGCCCTCCTTACCCACATCCGCACCCGCGGGGAGACCTTCGCCGATGTCGCCGGCGCGGCCCGCGCCTTCCTCAATGCCGGCCGCCCCTTCCCGGTCACCGGCGAGGGGCTCATGGACACCGCGGGAACCGGCGGCGATGGCGCTAACACCATCAACGTCACCACCGGCGCCTCCCTCGTCGCCTCCGCCGGCGGAGTCAAGATGGTCAAGCACGGCAACCGCTCTGTCTCTTCCAAGTCTGGCTCAGCCGACGTCCTCGAGGCCCTCGGTATCCCGCTTGATCTCGACCCGGACCGCGCGGTCCGCCAGCTCGAGGCCTCGAACTTCACCTTCCTCTTCGCGCCGGCCTACAACCCAGCGGTTGCCCACGTGCAACCGGTGCGCAAAGGTCTCGGCGTCTCCACTCTCTTCAACACCATGGGCCCACTGCTGAGCCCCGGCCGCCCGGAGTTCCAGATCATGGGCATCGCTAATCCTAAGCAGGGCCAGCTCATCGCTGAGGTCTTCAAGGATCTCGACCGCACACGCGCGCTCGTCGTCCACGGCGCTGGCACCGATGAGATTGCCGTTCACGGCACAACCCAGGTCTGGGAGCTTCGCGACGGCACCATTAACCACTACGAGCTCACCCCCGAAGAACTCGGCATTTCCCGCCACGAACTGTCAGACCTCGTCGGCGGCAACGGTGAGGAGAACGCCGCAGCGCTGCGCGCTGTCTTCGCTGGCACCGGTAAGCCCGCCCACCATGACGCGATCGCCGCTACCGCCGGCGCGATGTTCTACCTCAATGGCACGACCGACTCCATCCATGAAGGCGTCGCGCATGCCGACCAGCTCATCAAGGATGGCACCGTGGCCGCATGGCTGAAGAAGCACGAGGAGGCGAACTATGGCTCTGCCGACCGTGCTTGAGGGGATCGTCGCCAAGCGCCGCACCCATCTTCCCGCCATCCGTGAGCGTCTCGCACACGTGGACCTCACGGCCCTCCCGCGCTCCGAGCGCTCCTTCTATGATGCGCTCAACGGCACCAACCGCTTCATCATGGAGTGCAAGTCCGCCTCCCCGTCGCTGGGGCTCATTCGTAAGCACTACGAGCCCGGGGCCATCGCGCGCGTGTATTCGCGCTACGCTTCGGCCATTTCGGTGCTGTGCGAGCCGGACCGTTTCGGCGGCGACTACGACCACCTGCAGACGGTGGCCCTGTCCACGCACCTGCCCGTCTTGTGCAAGGACTTCATCGTTGATCCCATTCAGGTCTATGCCGCGCGCTATTTTGGCGCCGATGCGATTCTGCTCATGATGTCCATCGTCGACGATGACACCTATGCAGAGCTCAAGCAGCTTGCGGATTCTCTGGGACTTGATGTCCTCACCGAGGCGATCACCGAGGAG contains:
- the trpD gene encoding anthranilate phosphoribosyltransferase; protein product: MTNNQALKTLQKFLDITEPTLEQAIEVFTPLTVGEYDDIHIAALLTHIRTRGETFADVAGAARAFLNAGRPFPVTGEGLMDTAGTGGDGANTINVTTGASLVASAGGVKMVKHGNRSVSSKSGSADVLEALGIPLDLDPDRAVRQLEASNFTFLFAPAYNPAVAHVQPVRKGLGVSTLFNTMGPLLSPGRPEFQIMGIANPKQGQLIAEVFKDLDRTRALVVHGAGTDEIAVHGTTQVWELRDGTINHYELTPEELGISRHELSDLVGGNGEENAAALRAVFAGTGKPAHHDAIAATAGAMFYLNGTTDSIHEGVAHADQLIKDGTVAAWLKKHEEANYGSADRA
- a CDS encoding anthranilate synthase component II, which gives rise to MNPHVVLIDNHDSFVYNLVDSLAGYNTTVFRNTVPVEEVLAAEPDIIILSPGPGHPRDAGSMMQLIDASLGRIPLLGICLGFQALLDHFGGTVEPCGPVHGSSVPMTLTDAGAKHPLFKGLTTDSEPDNPNYVGRLVPVARYHSLGCANIPTQMRSLAETETAIGPVTMAAETLDGMALGLQFHPESVLTPTGPIMIERCIKQLSSQPTMEGAK
- a CDS encoding anthranilate synthase component 1, whose translation is MPYTAKREVGYTPDASALFYALAAPQDSLLLESADIESKKNLTCIAITKAALKVVCRGQDVTATALTPAGHLLLDELRQDFRSKMGKNNENSATFSFGLSDEHDERARLRATSTADILRTLQFSQLYSGESLPFLGGGFAFDYVDTFEVLPPVPEGPNEYPDYEFLVAEHVLTVDHLTQTAKIEGWGVDKRTLNEELDRAAATEPITPEAPAPRETISAHASIDDAAFRRHVERLQGNVHAGDIYQVVPSRAFSLECPDAFAAYRTLRETNPSPYMFYVRGAEHELFGASPESNLKYTASDRQVQLYPVAGTRPRGATHELDIRNELEMRTDSKEVSEHIMLVDLARNDLARVAVPGTRKVADLLQVDRYSRVMHLVSRVVATLHEDFDALDAYRACMNMGTLTGAPKLRAMELIRETEGTRRGSFGGAIGYLRGDGSMDNCIVIRSAYVKDGTAVVQAGAGVVRDSIPQSEADETVHKAYAVLSAIAQAHNASLEVIR